The window CCAGTGTACAACCACTCTGGCTCAAAACCCTGGAGAGAAAATGCGCCGAAGTTACCGGACCAAAGCGGAACCAAAAACCCATCTAACGTGGACACGGGGAGTTTCCTTTTAGAGGCAAGTCAGATCTGGGCAGCAATCCTTTTAAGAAGTGCAGACAGAGCGAGGGGCTCACCCTGGGCTACAGCGCAAAGAAACAGCAGACAGACCGAAAAGGAAATTGAATCATGTCGTATAACAAGACAGATAAAAACTGACATCTTCAGCATGACCCATATTTTGTGAGAGAGGTTTGGAATGAAACAGACCGAGCCAGACAGACTCATTTGTGATGcgctttgcacacacacacacacacacacacacacacacacacacacacaagcacacgcagcGCTCTTCTTTCCTCCGGCGGATAaggtttcacattttaaataaaacatcttaaatACAGAGTTTGAGTTTGTAGGATGTCGGTGGTGAGGTATGGACAAAGCGATGGACAAAGAGTCTTCAGGGGGAAAATGGTTTTGTACTCTTGGTTGAGAGAGTAGAACATGCAGGAAAACTTCAACGGAATGGATGAAACGAACCGCACAGGCCTCGCATTACAATATTGACCTTGATCTATAAATAACTGGCTTTCAATGTGATCTAACCAGTGagtcgtttaaaaaaaaaaaaataatactctCAATGGCGACaatcatttataaaataagacaaaataaatattcgCATGCAGCAGTAAGTCACAGTATCAGAGCAAAACTGGGCAAATTCCTCTTCCTGATTCTCGGGGCGGAAGCGAAACCATCAGGGGTTGATCTCTCTGTGCATTCGAAGGATTAAAAAGGTTCCATTTCCTACGGCAACAGTGGATGGAAAAGCTCTGGACCCAAAATCACTTTGCTGACCAGCAGACGGGTTGGGCTCGCCGCTGCAGCGGTGAAGACGTCCCCTGGCTGATACATTTGACGGTGGctctcaaaaaagaaaaaaaaaccatctgCCCATGAGCAACTGCTTGGCGGCAAAATATATAATTACGGGTTATGGCGAGCTTGGAAGATAAAAGCAAGGGGAACCTCCTAGACATTAGAAGGCCGCTGGGCAAGAACTAACCACTTGAATTTGCTCGCGAGGCAGGCTTTCTGGCTCACTTAGCCGTTTAAAGAAACAAAGTGACGTGATTCAAAGCCAGAAAAGGATTATTTATAAAGCCGGAGGAGAAATGGCTGTCCGGTGTGCAGTCACTAACAGGCTGGTGAAAAGGGAGGACTCCCAACATCTGCTAATGATTGGCCATCTTCCCATTAGAAAAGCATCTGGGCAGGTGTGTGGAATGGATGCGAGCAGTTATTTAAACAAACGACATGGCaatatgaaaaaagaaagatcaTCATGACACAAGCAAGAGTTTTAAGTCTTCTATGCGACCTGCAGTGGGCTGCAAGAGGTCAGCAATTAGACAGTCAAAGCGAGGTGTCGGCATAGTTGCATCAAATTTGACCCATAACTTACCTCCACCTTCAAAGACAAGCATCCTCTTAAAAACTCCTTGATGTTGGAAATGCAGTCGGACTCGGTTTTCGGATCCTGACAATACTAAACACACAAACGAgcaggaaataaacacaaacatcgACTTAGTAGAAAAAGAGATGTGTGGGGTAAAAAGCCAAAGTCGCTGAAATTCAATTTAGACACTTAAGCACATTAAGAAACAATATTCTGGGAATGAAAATATGGGTAACTACCGTAAACAGATTTACTGGATTCTTCCTGCGTCTCCTGCACGCAACCAGAACCACTAACATCACACAGGCGTCAATCAGCGGGATTGAAGCAAAACATCCGCTCACTGCTCaaactttcagaataaaactaCTATTAGCAGCAGCGTCGCTTTGCGAACACTTTACCATACAATACAAGTTTGTATTTTTTAGGTATAAAATCGAGACTTCACCTTTTAGCTCAATTTACGACAGCTAAAAGAGTTAGAATTAAATATGAGGTTCAACAAAGCATCCGATCACTTTTcaaactttcaaaataaagttaataaTACTTGTCGCGGCGCATCgctacaaaacaaacatggaggacatattttgtatttttatgaatATAATTACAACTGTAATTTCTAATTCAACTTATAACAAACCAGAAGAAAGCGATAACAACCTCGACAGAAGCGTAAAACCACAAGAGTAGTTTCTGCTTCCGGGTTTATTCTATTTCCTGTTTGCGCTGACGCCACTATTTCCAAAATGGGCGGTCGCACCAGGAGAGCCGAAGTAAGCGGAAGTGACGAACCGTCTTTGCAAATGTTGTTTATAGTTATCAAGTTTGTTGTCTTATCAAATAATCAAGTGCCATACGCAGATTTATTATGCAAAAAAGGTTGCTTTAGTCGCAATTCTGATGAAATCGCATTGCTGTTATCTCCATACTGCCAAATGTGTCGTTTTAGTCTGTTTTCATATCAAGTCACTAATAATGCGGGACATTTTAATGGCTTTTTATGAACATTTGACGCCTCAAAACACACATGTGCTGTTGTAACCTGACGCATTTTGCATCCTGCAAAACTTAGTGCTATTAAGAGTTCCCTTTTAGCCCTGGTGCAGGGGGGGGCTACAGAAAACGAAAAGGCCCGTCGCTGCTAAGAGAAGTTAACTTTGATcacacccctccctcccttcctttcaCCACTTAGCCGTCGATCAACTTGGCATTTTGTGAGTTAACTTAAATCAACAACGCACCTTGGGCGAGAAGCCAGGGACGAGCCGTTCCGTGAGCTTGCACAAGACGACACCATCCTTCAGCGATATTTTTAAAAACTCCTCCGGGTCCGCGATATTCTTCTTGGGTGAACTGAGCACTCCAAGCGATATTAACCACGTAACAGTCTGCTCCTCTGGATTCATAGCGCCCCCAAAACGACCATCgctaaacagaaaaaaaatacactcaCGGCCTGTTCCGGAGAAATATGTAACTCACATCCGCACTTCTgcgagaagtaaaaaaaaaaaaaaaaaaagcggcaGTGGGGGGAAGGACGACGATGTCCGCACGTAAAAGTGATCACCACCCCTACCGGCGAGAAGGCACCTCAACAACATGCCGGCCTAGCATTTCTCTCAAGTCGAAATGGATCAACTTGAGAGATTAACGAGGAATTCGTCGTCCCAATGGTAAAAAATTAACAGAAATATTTGGGCTCCAGAATcctaatgtttaaaaaaaaaaaaaaaaaaaagtatatacaCCAATAGTACAATACCATTATTTAAGTTCTGGGGATGCTTGTCTTTTCTCATGAAATAAAGCAACAGTGTCAAAAATGAACCATTTTATTGCAAAAGCCACAAATTAAGAACTTGTGCAAATCCTCCGTCACTTTCAAGACACGCGTACGATTCCAAGCAGAAGTCTGTACCAGCATCTGAAAGACAAAGATGGAAAACTATAAattatatacccccccccccccccacacacacacacacacacacacacaattcctgATGCGAAATAGGAATTAACTCTACAAGCAACTCGTTTTCATGTATACATTTAACATTAGTCTGGTGGACATACCCGAACCAGTAAATGGTGGCTTCATCGGTCCAACAACTTGGGGACACAACTCAGGTGATTTGCCAGGGAACATGCCTTGGAGGGGTGTTCAACCTGCCAAGAGAAAAAGGTATTAACAGGTCGCATTTCCCTTCATTGTGTATTCATAAATGTCTGACATGGTTTTTGTCTTCTTGGGTCCGACTGAATTTGCTCCGGTGATTGCGTCCACTTTGGCAGACAGGATGGCGGTGTTCTTCCACAGTTGTCCATTGTTTGAATTGGTATGCTTGCGGAAAAGGTTTCGATCGAGAAAATGGCTCCAAATTTGAAAAAGGCGTTTAATCTTgagggaaaaaataataaactttGAAATAGATCAATCAATCTGCACTAAAAATGCACCGTTGCCAATAATTTTAGAGGTTGGGAAGACTGGCGAGGCGAGACGAACCATTGATTTGTGGGGCGAGTTGGTAAAATTGTTGTCCGTCTttcactgcagaaaaaaaagggacgGAACTCCTTTGACTGTTGCTGAACTTTGGACTTAAACTGAAAACGGACCACAGTGGAAAAGGGCACATTCGGCTGATCATCTCTGTCCTTTTAGGCACAAACTGTCTTTAATATTGCTTCCCAGCGAAGGGAGACGAATACAGGACAATGAGAAACTCATTTACAAATGAGAAACAAAGAGGTTTGCTTTGCTTACCAGCTGTTGACTACCAGTCGACTTGATTTGGTTGCCTTTGGTTTTGTCGTTGCATGCCAACAAATGGCTCTAGGGTGATGGATCCATTTCCAGGAAAACTACATTGGAACATTTTTGACAGTGACATTTGCCTAATGCACAGCAGCGCCCAGTCGATGGCACATTTGCGTTAAAGAATTCAAGTCATTTGTCCATATAGTGCGAAGCGTTACAGAAAACTTGGTCAGGAAAGAAGTCGGTTATGCTGTTCCTCGTCATCGATGGTACCATCTCTGGTCTGGCGTTGAAGATTCATGAGCAGTGGTCAAGTTACAACTAACAGCTTTATTAGAGTAGGAAAGCCAGACTTATAGGGTATTGCAGATTGTACAAAAACTAACACTCACGTGGTAACTGTACTGTTACAAGAGCAAGAGAAATAGACTACTAAAAAGACAAAAGttttacacataaaaaaaaaaaaactgggcaAGTTTAGATGCAGTTCAAGCTAAGGTTTATATATCCACAGATTTAGAAATGGCTAGGTTGTTTTGTCACATCTCCTCCCAAACATTTGAACTGTGCAGGGACACCAACACTTCCATTAGTGTCATTTTCCAAGTCCAGTTCAGTATCTGTTGCGATTCATTCCTCTATCGGGCCGATTGCCACCGCGGCCACGTGGCCCTCCGCGGCTCGAGCTGCTGTACGTATCACGTGGCGGGTAGCCCCTTTCAACGGGGGGAGCTGGGCCCCTCTCCTGTCTGCCCATTCGCTCACCACGACTAGGCGGATATGTGTCACTCCGACTGCTGGGGTAACTGTCACGACTGCCATAACCATCCCGGGAACTGCTGCCATAGTCATCGTAACGACCGCTTCCACTGCTCCCACCATAGGAAGGTGGGGGGCCCCGTGAAGGTGGGGCGCTGCGAGAGTTACCTGCAGGGTCAATGGGTCAGGTAATTGGAAAGGTTCAATTTATACATTTTCTTGCACCGCTCAAGTGCCCATTTGGTGCCAATAGAGTTCATTCTGCGATAAATATATTGAATGCTGGACACATTTTGAAGTCCCGTCATATAATCGATGTTAAATTATCACGAATTTAGTGGATGTGGGCAGTAACATATCCAAGCACAGGGAAAACGTCGACATGTAACCCACTTAAGCATGCCATTGATTTGAGGCGCCATTTTCCTTTCAGAGCTCCAAGAGTTAAAACTGCAGGAAAGGATGAGCTTTTCAGCGTCGTCTTGACGGATTGGATGGATTTTTGAACGTTACTCCTTGAGGGAGTTGCTTTGCTAGGCAACACATACTGAGTGGTCAGCGAATACTTCcaaggatttgtttttttttttgggtgggggggggggggttccttatGGTTTCAAACTCCCTGGGAGACATTCTGCACTTCATCATGATATTGCCAAAAACAGCGAGTCTTTGGCTGAATGTAACGACAACATGGACTGTGAAAATCTGGACAGCATTAATAGTTGTTTTTGGGTCGAGATACCAATACTTGTACTTGTCTGATAAGGCAACATGAAACTTCATAGGACAGGGTTGTGACACAGGAGAAGATAGAAGTTTAAAGGCCCGACATGCCTTCCTCCTTTGGTGAAGGTAAAAGCTGCATCGTCTTGTGACTGGAGACTGCGGTGAGCAACGCTGTGGATTTGGCCGAGTTTTTATGCAGCTCTTCTTCGTGCCAAACTGATCCTCTTCTGCCATTTCCCTAACGGGAGTTTTATCTTACCGTAACTGTCGTAGGACTCCCTATAGGAGCCACCACTGGAACGGTCCATATAGCTCCTCTGCTCCCGGCCTCCACCATAAGAATCACGGTCGCTGTATCATATAAACTGTAGTTAGTTGCCACTCGTGAGGTTCAACCCGTTTTAAATCTTAGggtaatcccccccccatcataccTGTATCCTCTTGACATTGAGCCATAATCGTCACGGGAACTTGAATTGGAGTATTCTCTGTACGAATAATCTCGGGGAGGTGGTCCGTAGTCCCTTGAATCCCTGGAATTATAGTCCCGACTGGAGTAGCTGTGAAGCATAGAGCATTTAGTTGCAGAGCCTTAActgtataaatgttttaaaaagataACAATGGTGTTAAAATTGTTATTTCAAttatcacattttatttattgtgaactGATCAACATGGCGGCTGCTGAGCGTTTCATTAGCAGAGTTTTATCTTGAATACCAGCTAGCTCAGATAGAACATAGAACTGCTTCCCATCATCGTACTCTGGAAGTAAACCAAACGCTCTACCTGTCTTTTGAGTTGTAATTGTCATCCCGTGGCGACGGATAATCATCCCTCCGGGACATCGAGTCTCTGCGGGGGGGCGGACCATACGGATCTCTGTCCCTTGACATGggagctgacacacacacacacacacccagcgtttcaagtaaataaatgtgtatCCCAACAGGAAAGTTTCTTTCAGTCAACTGAAACGTGTATTTATTATGAGATAGAGATTTCCCTAAAACTTACTTCTGCTCATTGGCCCATCCAGAGCAGACCTCTTGGGTGGGGGCCCTCCATTACGAACTGGAGGCCCTCTCTTCAGTGGAGGGGGGCCTCTGGATGACATCCCTTTGAAAAAACTGTCTCCATTTCCTGAACTATCATAATAGTCttgggaacaaaaaaaaacacagatatTAACCCAATATTGTAAAAGATGAATCACCAAAGTTCTGTTTAATATTTCACAAACCCAACTAAACATAACAAAATAGTTATTCACCCCTTGATGGTGGGCCTCTCATACCACCACCTCTGGAACTGCGGGGGCCTCTGTATGGGCCGCGGCTGCGGGAGTACATTGGTGGAGGTCCCCGTCTGCCTCCACTCTCAAATAGTGGCTTCGTTGCTTGTTCAACTTTGATATTCTTTCCATCAAGTGactgtgaataaagggttaGACTTAGAAATCACAATTTACGGCAGATCTCCTGAAAATTCCCAATAATTTCAAGCTCAAGTCCTTACCTTTCCATTCATCTCTCGTGCCGCATCCTTTGCGTCGCTCGGATTCTCAAAAGTTATGAAAGCGAAGCCTCTTGATTTTTTCGTTTCATGATCCTTCATCAAAATGActgaatggaaatgaaaaagaaagtgaTGCTTTTAACTTTCTGTACTATTGTCTAACAAAAATGTACAACAACCACCTTTTACAACACTCACACCGCTAAAGGGTAggtattgtgtttatttgttcatgTAAGCAGAGACTCTTGAAATAGCTAATGCTAGAGGCACGAGAAAAATGCCACCGGAGTAATCAAAGAAATAAACTATTATTTACACAGTCAATACGAGCaaagtatatacagtatatattatattaccGTCGCCGTGTACACAAAATGTTCAATTTTACCACATAACTTTTCGCATGAAAAAGCTGCTGACATTTGATTTCTCAAAAAAGTAACGTTGCTGTCTGGTGAACACATTTTATAAAGGCCGGATCAGCAAAACAGGACAATGTCCCAAAAAATGCATTGCTATCCGAcgaaaaaacatttttcccCCATCCTAAACAACGGTATGACTAAAAAGACAAAATGGCTAAATGCACACCTTCGACAATCCTGCCATATTTGCTGAAGAACTGCTCCAAGGCCTTTTGCGTGGTCTCGGTGTTCAGTCCTCCGATGAAGAGCTTCCCCGGTCGGTCCGCCTCTGCCATGTTAAGAGTCACCACCTGCCACAAAACAAGTCACATCGCGGggattttaaacattttcaaagacAGCTTATATATAAGACATTTCCCTCAGTATCCAAACATTTCTCTGGTGATTACCTCGCTGCTGACGAAGTCCTTGGGTATGAACGCGCAAAATGGCGATAAACGTGCCAGCGGCtgtagctagttagctagctaaCGCAAGTTAGCAAGTAGCCAAGCTACAGATGACGGATAGTCGTGCAAGTGTTAAAAcactgcttaaaaaaataaaaaaatatgttgttgtaTTAACTATGCAAGGAATTACCAAGCTGCCACCAAACGGAACTTCGCCGCGGTTTTGTGAGAGCTAAGTCATCAAAGGctcgttttttttaaattctcctACTTTCTCGTCGACCTTTTCCGGAAGACCAGACACCACAAATGTGCAACACCGCCGCCTACAGGTCGAGTTACAACTCGTTGCTGTTGCATAAAGGCTGCTAAGTAAAACAGAACATAAATACAGATACAACAAATGCTTAATTTTCTGAATAAACAGTTGATAAAATAGCAAACGCTAGGACAATATTTACACACTTAGAAAACAACTTACAGGAAAcacaataaagaataaataaaacaataattaaaataatatactAAAATCATGTCAATAGCAGTTTCATCTAAATGCGCGTTCAACAGTAGGAACAATATGTAAAGTCAGGCTCCAGTctgggattttttattttattttacttttctcaCAGTGACTTTTGACAAGTAATTTTTATTCATGTACTGTACATATTTTAGGGCGTTTTTTTATGACGTTTTCCATCGTTTCCTTTTGCTATAATGTGAAATttacaaaaacataaaagtTTTGAGACATGATGTAGTTAATATCTATCCACCAAGTCAGGCGTCTTGTAGGATGCTATCTACAAATTATCCAGTATAACctgtataaatgttttttttattttattgcttccACAAATATGTCATATATTCCATTTTAGCCTCTCTTATTTGGCCATTTTACGAACTATCTTCTGTATAACCAAAAATACTGGCAGTGCGAAAAAACGccacaaatacatttatgcaACGTCAGTGCTACTTCAACTGCGTCACGTCGTCCGGGAGGAAATTCACGTCCGATTTTTGTCCTTTCAACTAAAAACGGTTGGAGATGtaactattatttattttgagactGCATGACCttttcattgtatttttatttggaaaGATTATAAAAGAAACATAATTTCATATTTACGTccgttttaaatatatattattccGATATActaaacagattatttttaatattcttttattttgaaggtaaCATATATGTATTTTCCGGTGCCAATTTGGCGTCTTCCGcattgtggggaaaaaaaaaaagctggacGTCTCAGACGCTAGTAGACTAGTCGGGTCTGCTCAGGCGCAAGGTCCCGAGTAGAAAGACCGAAAACCGGGCACAGGAAGCAGCCGTTACCCTCTCTTGGAAGACGGAGCACTAATTATAAACCATACACAAAATATTCTAAGAACTGTGACAGCGTGAAAATGAGGAAGCGCTCAAACATTGGTTTTGTGCTGGCTTATTCGCTAGTCTCGTATGTCTGTTTGGGCTCTGCGTTTTATCTTCCGGGTTTAGCCCCAGTGACTTTTTGTAAAGAAGTCAAAGATGGTGAAGATTGCAAGGTATGGCGCATTTGTGAAACTGCCGGTTATTATATACGTGGGTTTTGTGGATTCTCTGACCTGGTTGTAAACCGTCGTTCCCCTTAATCTTGATAGTTCTCTTGATAATCTGTTCTCTCTTTGGGCCCCGGCTATTACCTGGAACTCTAGTACTGGAATAATTACCTTACTACCTGTCCATTGCTGTTCATATCCTAGTAAAGTTTGGATTAATGAATACTTACAGCTCTAGAAAATGCTTCATCCTTTTGAGACAAAGGCTACAATATTAACTAGTAATTGTAATTGTTTACAAATAAGTCATTTATGCTTGCGTGAATGGATCAACACATGAATGACCCGTCAGGTTTGTCCTGTTGACAGCTTAGTTTAATTTCattaataaaaactgaaaatgttttttgcttCTTTATAGTCAGAGGTCGAGCTTTTTGTCAATCGCTTGGACTCTGTGGAGTCAGTCCTGCCTTATGAGTATGATGTGTAAGTACGATTTTATTTCCACTTGTTATTTGTGCTATGTTGAAATATGTTTTCCAGCTCTAAATCATCTTTTGATTGTGCGTAACCACCTGTATGTTGCCAAAGGTTTGACTTTTGCAAAGATCCTACTGAGAGAAGGCCCTCTGAGAACCTTGGACAGGTGCTGTTTGGGGAAAGAATTGAATCTTCACCGTACAAGGTAATTATTAACCGTTAAATCATGGTGTTTTTTAGTGCTTGATATTGTTAATATTCTATTTATAGAAGATTCCCTTCATTTGATGTATTGTGTTTACGTAATATGTCCCTTGTGCATTTACAGTTTAAGTTTAATCAACCTATTGATTGCAAGTTGGTGTGCTCAAAAACCTACAAAAAAGGTGTCGCCGGGGATGCAGGAAAACTTGATTTTCTAAAGATGGGAATGCAGCTGAACTACCAGCACCACTGGTTAGTAATAGACAGTCGATGATTCACCAGAGGAATTtggtgtgtgtgatttttaaagAGCGAACGTAGCTCTACATTTGTATTCAAGAGATGCTGCAGTCTTTCTTTAATGAACCGCTTATTTTTCAGGATCATTGACAACATGCCAGTGACTTGGTGCTATGATGTGGAAGATGGTCAAAAGTACTGTAACCCAGGCTTTCCTATTGGTTGCCTTGTCACCAAAGAAGGCAGAGCCAAAGATGCCTGTGTTATCAATGTGAGTTCAGATTTCTGTTGCGTGGCAATGCTTAATTTGTCCAAGCTGTGTCAGAAAGTATTACGATGCTATCAGAAATGTTGGTTCCTGgctatatagatttttttttaaaaaaaaaaagctatttctaACATAATTGGGATttaataaaaccttttttttcagGCGGAGTTCAACAAGAAGAATACATTTTACATCTTCAACCATGTGGACATCTTAATCACTTTCCATAGTGGAGAGTCAGAAGGATGGGGAGGGGACCGGCTGGTTGCTGCAACTATGGAGCCAAAGAGGTAAAGGTGTCTGATAGACAGGAGCAGCATAGATAccattatattttaaatgatgtcTAATGAACCCTGACTAACA of the Brachionichthys hirsutus isolate HB-005 chromosome 6, CSIRO-AGI_Bhir_v1, whole genome shotgun sequence genome contains:
- the rbmx gene encoding RNA-binding motif protein, X chromosome isoform X2 — encoded protein: MAEADRPGKLFIGGLNTETTQKALEQFFSKYGRIVEVILMKDHETKKSRGFAFITFENPSDAKDAAREMNGKSLDGKNIKVEQATKPLFESGGRRGPPPMYSRSRGPYRGPRSSRGGGMRGPPSRDYYDSSGNGDSFFKGMSSRGPPPLKRGPPVRNGGPPPKRSALDGPMSRTPMSRDRDPYGPPPRRDSMSRRDDYPSPRDDNYNSKDSYSSRDYNSRDSRDYGPPPRDYSYREYSNSSSRDDYGSMSRGYSDRDSYGGGREQRSYMDRSSGGSYRESYDSYG
- the rbmx gene encoding RNA-binding motif protein, X chromosome isoform X1, giving the protein MAEADRPGKLFIGGLNTETTQKALEQFFSKYGRIVEVILMKDHETKKSRGFAFITFENPSDAKDAAREMNGKSLDGKNIKVEQATKPLFESGGRRGPPPMYSRSRGPYRGPRSSRGGGMRGPPSRDYYDSSGNGDSFFKGMSSRGPPPLKRGPPVRNGGPPPKRSALDGPMSRTPMSRDRDPYGPPPRRDSMSRRDDYPSPRDDNYNSKDSYSSRDYNSRDSRDYGPPPRDYSYREYSNSSSRDDYGSMSRGYSDRDSYGGGREQRSYMDRSSGGSYRESYDSYGNSRSAPPSRGPPPSYGGSSGSGRYDDYGSSSRDGYGSRDSYPSSRSDTYPPSRGERMGRQERGPAPPVERGYPPRDTYSSSSRGGPRGRGGNRPDRGMNRNRY